A single region of the Labrus bergylta chromosome 10, fLabBer1.1, whole genome shotgun sequence genome encodes:
- the herc4 gene encoding probable E3 ubiquitin-protein ligase HERC4, with the protein MLCWGNASYGQLGLGGIDEEIVVEPRRCEFFHGKYVRDVGCGHRHTAFLLEDGTVYTCGCNDLGQLGHDKTRKKPEQVVALDAQIITVLACGQSHTLAVNDKGQVFSWGSGSDGQVGLNNFDECVRVPRNIRSLSDVQIVQVACGFWHSLALSRGGQVFSWGQNRFGQLGLGLNGQSISTPQVIQSLHGVPFAQISAGGAHSFALTLSGAVFGWGRNKFGQLGLNDTNDRCFPILLKSLRSQRVIYISCGEDHTAALTKLRGVFTFGAGGYGQLGHNSTNHEINPRKVFELMGNMVTQISCGRQHTLSFTPSLGKMDSFGLGGNGQLGTRSTSNRKSPAPVKGPWVSSSAFMESDSGSGFCVTKIYAGGDQSFAHYRQGNNFEDVTMKNPNGNICCLNEEIIQRWLNVSSGRLPAEVANQIDLVFSSASCLNGSFLSFSHPDHFSTSRKCSGVDMNTARLLFHRLITPEHPEITQQIAASLEKNLIPRLSTSPPDIEALRLFLTLPECPLFSDRKNYVTITIPFAKSLLCLKDAPLKVLGHWWSTLEPPVFQRLVALYKEVVVYLLQMHRVGIPSAEQRIFTCFLDTSLRLLQILHSVNEREAHIIQYDKFYIHELDELMDIRNDYVRWIQRQMYPMDQDGGVTLCRFPFVFDAQAKTTLLQTDAVIQMQMAVDQAQMQNFSSMFMPAVESVNPCLILIVRREDIVGDTMEVLRKSKNVDYKKPLKVIFVGEEAVDAGGVRKEFFLLIMKELLDPKYGMFRYHDDSRLIWFSNKTFEDIDLFHLIGVICGLAIYNFTIVELNFPVALYKKLLKKKPTLDDLKELQPAVGRSLQQLLDYPEDDLEETFCLNFTITEDNYGATEVLELVPNGENINVNKSNRQDFVDAYIDYMFNTSVAPLFECFYAGFHKVCGGKVLELFHPNELQAMVIGNTNYDWTELQKSTEYKGEYWADHPTIRLFWDVFHDLPLEKKKQFLLFLTGSDRIPILGMKSLKLVIQPTGGGQQYLPVAHTCFNLLDLPKYTSAQTLREKLLHAIDHNQGFNLA; encoded by the exons ATGCTGTGTTGGGGAAACGCTTCGTATGGTCAGCTCGGCTTGGGGGGCATCGATGAGGAGATCGTCGTCGAGCCTCGAAGGTGTGAATTCTTCCACGGAAAGTACGTGCGTGATGTTGGGTGCggccacagacacacagcctTCCTATTGGAGGATGGGACAGTTTACACCTGCGGCTGCAACGACTTGGGACAGCTGGGACACGACAAGACCAGAAAGAAACCGG AACAGGTGGTGGCTCTGGACGCTCAAATCATCACGGTGTTGGCGTGCGGACAGTCGCACACGCTCGCTGTGAACGACAAAGGTCAGGTGTTCTCGTGGGGTTCGGGCTCAGATGGACAGGTGGGCCTGAATAACTTTGATGAATGTGTTCGCGTGCCTCG GAACATAAGGAGTCTGTCAGACGTCCAGATCGTTCAGGTAGCCTGCGGGTTCTGGCACTCTCTGGCTCTGTCGAGAG ggggTCAGGTGTTCTCATGGGGTCAGAACCGGTTCGGGCAGCTCGGTTTGGGGTTAAATGGTCAAAGTATTTCGACGCCTCAGGTCATTCAGTCTCTGCACGGCGTTCCTTTCGCTCAGATATCAGCAGGGGGTGCTCACAGCTTCGCCCTCACTCTGTCGGGGGCCGTGTTCGGGTGGGGGCGCAACAAGTTTGGTCAGCTCGGACTCAACGATACAAACG ATCGGTGTTTTCCGATTCTGTTGAAGTCGCTCCGCTCTCAGAGAGTAATCTACATCTCATGTGGTGAGGATCACACAGCGGCGCTCACTAAGTTAA GAGGCGTGTTTACATTCGGAGCGGGAGGATACGGGCAGCTCGGACATAACTCCACCAACCATGAGATCAACCCCAGGAAGGTGTTTGAGCTGATGGGAAACATGGTCACACAGATTTCATGTGGAAG GCAGCACACCTTGTCGTTCACGCCGTCTTTGGGGAAGATGGACTCGTTTGGACTCGGGGGGAATGGGCAGCTTGGCACTCGCTCTACCAGCAACAGAAAAAGCCCCGCCCCCGTCAAAGGACCCTGGGTGTCCTCATCTGCTTTTATGGAATCAG ACTCGGGGTCGGGGTTCTGCGTGACAAAGATTTACGCTGGAGGAGATCAAAGCTTCGCTCATTATCGCCAAGGCAAC AACTTTGAAGACGTGACGATGAAAAATCCAAACGGGAACATTTGCTGCTTGAATGAAGAAATAATTCAAAGATGGCTGAACGTGTCATCGGGCCGACTTCCTGCAGAAGTTGCAAA tcagaTCGACCTCGTGTTCTCGTCGGCTAGCTGTCTGAACGGATCTTTTTTATCATTCAG TCATCCCGATCACTTCAGTACCAGCAGGAAGTGTTCCGGTGTGGACATGAACACAGCTCGCCTCCTGTTTCACAGATTGATAACACCTGAGCACCCAGAGATCACTCAGCAG ATAGCTGCCAGTCTGGAGAAGAACCTGATTCCCAGACTGAGCACTTCTCCTCCAGACATCGAAGCTCTGAGACTTTTCCTCACGCTGCCTGAATGTCCTCTCTTCAGCGACCGTAAAAATTATGTCACCATCACCATCCCCTTCGCCAAATCGCTGCTGTGCCTGAAAGACGCTCCGCTAAAGGTGCTCG GTCACTGGTGGTCCACGTTGGAGCCCCCCGTCTTCCAGCGCCTCGTGGCGTTGTATAAGGAGGTGGTGGTTTATCTGCTGCAGATGCACAGAGTCGGGATTCCTTCAGCAGAGCAGAGAATCTTCACCTGTTTCCTCGACACGTCGCTGCGCCTGCTCCAGATTCTGCACTct GTGAACGAGCGAGAGGCGCACATCATCCAGTACGATAAATTTTACATCCACGAGTTGGACGAGCTGATGGACATCAGAAACGACTACGTCAGGTGGATTCAGAGACAAATGTATCCCATG GATCAGGACGGCGGGGTGACTCTGTGCAGGTTTCCGTTTGTGTTTGATGCTCAGGCCAAGACGACGCTGCTGCAGACGGATGCAGTCATCCAAATGCAG atgGCGGTGGATCAGGCTCAGATGCAGAACTTCAGCTCCATGTTCATGCCAGCCGTCGAGTCGGTGAATCCGTGTCTCATCCTGATCGTCCGGCGGGAGGACATTGTGGGAGACACCATGGAGGTCCTCAGGAAGTCCAAGAACGTGGACTACAAAAAACCACTGAAG GTGATATTTGTGGGGGAGGAGGCGGTCGATGCAGGTGGGGTGAGGAAAGAGTTTTTTCTGCTGATCATGAAGGAGCTGCTGGATCCTAAATATGGAATGTTTCGTTACCATGACGACTCAAGGCTCATCTGGTTTTCAAACAAG ACGTTTGAGGACATCGACCTCTTTCATCTGATTGGGGTCATCTGCGGTCTGGCCATCTATAATTTCACTATCGTGGAGCTGAACTTTCCGGTGGCCCTTTACAAGAAGCTGCTGAAGAAGAAGCCCACACTGGATGACCTGAAAGAGTTGCAGCCCGCCGTGGGAAG gagtctgcagcagctgttggaCTACCCAGAGGACGACCTGGAGGAGACCTTCTGCCTGAACTTCACC ATCACAGAAGATAACTACGGAGCCACCGAGGTGTTGGAACTCGTTCCAAACGGTGAAAACATCAACGTGAATAAATCCAACAG GCAAGACTTTGTTGATGCGTACATCGACTACATGTTCAACACTTCGGTTGCTCCgctgtttgaatgtttctaCGCCGGTTTCCATAAAGTCTGCGGCGGGAAAGTTCTTGAACTTTTCCATCCAAATGAACTGCAGGCCATGGTGATCGGAAACACCAACTACGACTGGACGGAGCTCCAAAAG AGCACGGAGTACAAAGGCGAGTACTGGGCCGACCATCCCACCATCAGACTCTTCTGGGACGTCTTCCATGACCTTCctttagagaagaagaaacagtttCTGT tgtttctCACAGGAAGTGACCGCATTCCCATCCTGGGCATGAAGAGCCTGAAGCTTGTGATCCAGCCCACAGGTGGAGGGCAGCAGTACTTACCTGTCGCTCACACCTGCTTCAACCTGCTTGACCTGCCAAAGTACACGAGCGCTCAAACTCTGAGAGAGAAACTTTTACACGCCATAGATCACAACCAGGGCTTCAATCTGGCCTGA
- the LOC109987207 gene encoding androgen-dependent TFPI-regulating protein, giving the protein MTLRLRKLFHVTMLTWYAFVVKSLAAKDGEELPPGIFFYGGPWKYLTFLNLLLQMSFFLLATLVDFQRVQKSFVFLTSLKDLLFSVFVFPVGSFVVLLFWTIFAFDRELVYPATIDAFFPPWMNHAMHTFVLPVLLGEVLLQPHVYPPRKLALTALAAVGVAYLFWIVWVYVSVGLWVYPLLGRLSSAGLVFFFFFNMSVVAFLYELGDKLNVLVWSQRRAVKSREE; this is encoded by the exons ATGACTTTAAGACTGAGGAAGCTGTTTCACGTCACCATGCTTACCTGGTACGCCTTTGTGGTCAAGAGTCTGGCGGCAAAGGACGGAGAAGAGTTACCTCCAGGAATCTTTTTCTACGGGGGACCCTGGAAATACCTAACCTTTCTAAATCTG TTGTTACAGATGTCTTTCTTCCTGCTCGCCACTCTTGTTGATTTCCAACGTGTTCAGAAGTCCTTCGTTTTTTTGACCTCGCTCAAAGATCTCCTCTTCTCCGTCTTCGTGTTTCCTGTCGGCTCG tttgtcGTCCTTCTCTTCTGGACCATCTTTGCTTTCGACAGAGAGTTAGTCTACCCAGCGACCATCGACGCCTTCTTCCCCCCCTGGATGAACCACGCCATG CACACGTTTGTACTTCCTGTGTTACTCGGAGAAGTTCTGCTGCAGCCTCACGTCTACCCACCGAGGAAACTCGCACTGACGGCGTTAGCAGCTGTGGGCGTGGCTTATTTATTCTG GATTGTTTGGGTGTACGTGTCGGTCGGGCTTTGGGTCTACCCCCTCCTTGGACGTCTCAGCTCAGCTGGTctggtcttcttcttcttcttcaacatGTCTGTGGTGGCGTTTCTTTACGAGCTCGGAGACAAACTGAACGTCCTTGTGTGGAGTCAGAGACGTGCCGTTAAATCCAGAGAAGAGTGA